The genomic window TCTATTGTATGTTCTTCTTCTCATCTATGTGGGAGTGATCGGTTTTATCGTAAGAAGGAACTGGGTGGGAGTCATCGCCTGCTTCAGTATCTTTGAGAACGGAACCTTCTTACTCACTCTTCTCTTGAAATCCGGAGTTCCTATCGGAAGCGAGCTTGGCTCCTTCTTAGATGCGGTGCTTATCATAGGTGCCGGAGCTGCACTTCGGATCAACACTGAGAAAGAAATGGATAAAGGAGAAAATTTCAGATGAGCTTTGAAATTCTTTTAGGGATAGGCGCTGCCGTTTTTATCCTGATCTTTCTCACGTATGTTCTAGCACCTACTAAGAACCAAACGAACTTAGTGTTTTGGTCTGTTCTTCTCGTTTTATGCGGGGGAATTAACTTTGCAGTTTGGATCATCCGAGATTGGAACGAAGAAGGAACCACTCTGCAATGGGTCTTGATAGAAGCGACTACGTTTGTAGGAGCACTTCTTATCTCTTCCAGTAGAACGAGTAAGTCTTTTCCGATCGCTTGGAAATTTCTCTTAATCAACTCATTCGGTTTAGGTATCGCGTTTCTTGGGATCATACTCCTTCGTTCTTCTTTGCATGTGATCAACCAACCGATCGAGTTCTTAGCGGCTAATGCTTCTTCTCATCCTGAGATTATCTGGGTAGAGATTGGGCTTTGGCTTGCGATCTTCGGTTATACTGCAAAGCTCGGTCTCTTTCCGAATCACGTTTGGATCGAGGACACTTACGGAGAAAGTCCGACGCAAGTATCGTCTTTGCTTTCCTCATTCATTCCTGTTTCGGTGTGTTTCGCACTTAGACCCTTTGTGCATCTGGATCACCAACTCTTTCCTCATACATTCAGTGGTGCAGATGGACTCTTGGTGCTTGGGATCATCACGATCCTTTATAGTATATTCGCGATCTATGATAGAAATGATATCCGAAGGATCTCTGCTAAGGTCGCTCTTTTTCACACGGGAGCCCTCGCAGTATTTCTTTGGATGGATTTAAGCGAGACGGTATTTCTTTACATGATGGCTACGAACCTAGTCGTTAAGTCTCTTCTATTCATTAGCATGGGGATCGTGAGAATGGATGCCGGCAAAAGAGAGTTGGGTAAGATCATCCAAGCGGATTCAATCAACAAGCCTGCATTGTCTCTTTTCATCCTAGCGTTATTCTTAGCTTTCGTGATGCCTGGATCTCCTATCTTTGTTACAGACATTGTTCTTATCAAAGCGGGACAGATCGGAGGAAAATCCTTTGTGATCCTTGTTCCTATACTCGGGATCGTATTCTTCGGAGTAATGCTCTATAAGCTTGCGCCTCTTTTGAATATCAAAGGAAGACCATTTCCAAAGGATCTCTCCACCATTCTTAGGATCAGAATGACGAACGGATTCTTTTTACTTCTACTTCTTCTCAGCACCGGTTGCTGGGGATTTTACCTTCTTTTACATGGTGTATTATGAAAAACGTTA from Leptospira semungkisensis includes these protein-coding regions:
- a CDS encoding proton-conducting transporter membrane subunit — protein: MSFEILLGIGAAVFILIFLTYVLAPTKNQTNLVFWSVLLVLCGGINFAVWIIRDWNEEGTTLQWVLIEATTFVGALLISSSRTSKSFPIAWKFLLINSFGLGIAFLGIILLRSSLHVINQPIEFLAANASSHPEIIWVEIGLWLAIFGYTAKLGLFPNHVWIEDTYGESPTQVSSLLSSFIPVSVCFALRPFVHLDHQLFPHTFSGADGLLVLGIITILYSIFAIYDRNDIRRISAKVALFHTGALAVFLWMDLSETVFLYMMATNLVVKSLLFISMGIVRMDAGKRELGKIIQADSINKPALSLFILALFLAFVMPGSPIFVTDIVLIKAGQIGGKSFVILVPILGIVFFGVMLYKLAPLLNIKGRPFPKDLSTILRIRMTNGFFLLLLLLSTGCWGFYLLLHGVL